In Apium graveolens cultivar Ventura chromosome 10, ASM990537v1, whole genome shotgun sequence, the following are encoded in one genomic region:
- the LOC141689021 gene encoding PTI1-like tyrosine-protein kinase At3g15890, protein MLKKYCCCIPEDQEQQDFNAQSGKSRDYPWEIYSLRELVHATNNFHNDNKIGEGGFGSVYWGRTSKGVEIAIKRLKAMSAKAEMEFAVEVEILGRVRHKNLLGLRGFYAGGDERLIVYDYMPNHSLITHLHGQLASDCLLDWPRRISIAIGSAEGISYLHQEANPHIIHRDIKASNVLLDSEFQAKVADFGFAKLVPEGVTHMTTRVKGTLGYLAPEYAMWGKVSESCDVYSFGILLLEIISAKKPLEKLPGGVKRDIVQWASPLVQKGAYEQVVDGRLKGKYDRAQLKSLIIIAMRCTDSNPENRPSMIDVVELLKGGSVSSRRKEITIVKDMADGNEDEDFGDDDTDYEGQFGNGKPAPRMVKEGSRRRRK, encoded by the exons ATGTTGAAAAAATATTGTTGTTGCATACCGGAGGATCAAGAACAACAAGATTTCAA TGCACAATCCGGCAAGTCAAGAGATTATCCATGGGAGATCTACAGCCTCAGAGAACTTGTACATGCAACAAATAATTTCCATAATGATAACAAGATCGGAGAGGGTGGTTTTGGAAGTGTCTACTGGGGCCGAACTAGTAAAGGCGTCGAG ATAGCAATTAAGCGGTTAAAAGCTATGAGTGCAAAAGCAGAAATGGAATTTGCAGTAGAAGTCGAGATTCTTGGGAGGGTCAGGCACAAAAATTTACTGGGATTAAGAGGTTTTTATGCAGGTGGAGATGAAAGGCTTATAGTGTATGATTACATGCCTAATCACAGCTTGATCACTCATCTCCATGGTCAACTTGCTTCTGATTGTCTGCTCGATTGGCCTCGAAGAATCAGTATTGCCATTGGGTCGGCTGAAGGAATATC GTACCTGCACCAAGAGGCGAATCCTCATATCATTCATAGAGACATCAAAGCTAGTAATGTGCTCTTAGATTCAGAATTCCAAGCAAAAGTTGCTGATTTTGGTTTTGCAAAACTTGTCCCGGAAGGTGTCACTCACATGACTACAAGGGTTAAAGGCACCCTCGGGTATTTAGCACCAGAGTACGCAATGTGGGGAAAAGTATCTGAAAGCTGTGATGTTTATAGTTTTGGAATACTACTACTCGAGATCATTAGTGCTAAAAAGCCATTAGAAAAACTTCCGGGTGGAGTTAAGCGCGACATTGTACAATGGGCAAGTCCATTGGTACAAAAAGGTGCTTATGAACAAGTTGTTGATGGTAGGCTAAAGGGAAAGTATGATCGCGCTCAGTTGAAAAGCCTAATTATAATTGCAATGAGATGTACTGATAGTAATCCCGAGAATCGCCCGAGTATGATCGATGTTGTAGAATTGCTCAAGGGAGGCAGTGTCAGTAGTAGACGGAAAGAGATAACAATAGTGAAAGATATGGCTGATGGAAATGAAGATGAAGATTTCGGTGACGATGATACTGATTACGAAGGCCAGTTTGGGAATGGAAAGCCAGCGCCAAGAATGGTAAAAGAAGGatcaagaagaagaagaaagtga
- the LOC141692008 gene encoding uncharacterized protein LOC141692008: MDAESGFSSIVPPVFDGNNYQTWAVRVEAYLDALDLWEAVVEDYEIHELSDNATMVQIKAQKEKKIKKSKAKACLFAAVSASIFTRIMSLKSAKEIWDFLKSEYKGNDRIRGMQVLNLIRNFELQKMKETETIKEYADRLLNIGNQVSLLGSSIADSRIVEKILVTVPERFEATITTLENTKDLSKITLTELLSVLQAQEQRRAMRQEGCIEGALPMKHQDDGKNKRSVYKKYHVSSGEGSTTGNGIRFENKRLGFRKDYPPCQHCGKKGHPPFKCWRRPDAKCNKYNQMGHEAIICKNENQQQGEDAKMVDPEEEDLLFVATCFASSEESGSWLIDSGCTNHMTNDKEIL, translated from the coding sequence ATGGATGCCGAATCTGGATTTTCTTCGATTGTTCCACCAGTGTTCGATGGAAATAACTACCAGACTTGGGCAGTGCGCGTGGAGGCGTATTTGGATGCTTTAGATCTCTGGGAAGCAGTTGTGGAAGACTACGAAATTCATGAACTTTCTGACAATGCTACGATGGTGCAGATCAAAGCACAGAAggagaagaaaataaagaaatcaaAGGCTAAAGCCTGTTTGTTTGCTGCAGTTTCAGCATCCATTTTTACTCGAATCATGTCTCTAAAGTCAGCGAAGGAAATATGGGATTTCCTCAAGTCTGAGTACAAAGGAAATGACAGAATTCGTGGGATGCAAGTGTTGAATTTGATTCGTAATTTTGAGTTGCAAAAGATGAAAGAGacagagacaataaaggagtaTGCTGACAGGCTTCTTAACATCGGGAATCAAGTCAGTTTGTTAGGTTCTTCAATAGCAGATTCCAGGATTGTCGAAAAGATTCTCGTCACGGTGCCCGAAAGGTTTGAGGCCACAATTACTACTCTTGAAAATACCAAGGATCTGTCAAAGATTACACTTACAGAACTATTAAGTGTCTTGCAAGCACAAGAGCAGAGACGTGCAATGAGACAAGAAGGATGTATAGAAGGAGCCCTACCAATGAAGCATCAAGACGATGGGAAAAATAAGAGGTCTGTGTACAAAAAGTATCATGTTTCAAGTGGAGAAGGTTCTACAACAGGTAACGGGATCAGATTCGAAAATAAAAGACTAGGATTTAGAAAAGATTATCCTCCTTGTCAACATTGTGGAAAAAAGGGTCACCCTCCATTCAAATGTTGGAGGAGACCTGATGCTAAATGCAACAAATATAACCAGATGGGACATGAAGCTATTATATGCAAGAATGAAAATCAGCAACAAGGTGAGGACGCTAAGATGGTTGATCCAGAGGAGGAGGATCTATTATTTGTGGCTACTTGTTTTGCAAGTAGTGAAGAAAGTGGGAGTTGGCTAATCGACAGCGGTTGCACCAATCATATGACAAATGACAAGGAGATTCTTTGA